A region of Thermus oshimai DSM 12092 DNA encodes the following proteins:
- a CDS encoding alpha/beta fold hydrolase — protein MREEIGYIPVGEAELYVEDVGDLRAPPLLVLHGGPGGNAYALREGLGEYLQGFRTIYFDQRGSGRSLELPQDPRLFTVDALVEDTLALAEALGLERFHLLAHGFGALVALEVLRRYPGVEGVLLLGPWVNFPWLAARLAEAAELSPLPDPEANLKAALERAEPKALFDRLMFPTPHGRLEYEWVVEGSGILGPDAPALAFYQNGLWRLDYTPYLRPARRPVEVIVGEQDGTSYPYAEEVAERLSAGLQVLPGAGHYPWIDAPEAFEAALARALRALVGSPTGAGE, from the coding sequence ATGCGGGAAGAGATCGGGTACATCCCCGTAGGGGAAGCGGAGCTTTACGTGGAGGACGTGGGGGACCTTAGGGCGCCCCCCCTTCTCGTCCTGCACGGGGGCCCGGGGGGGAACGCCTACGCCCTGCGGGAGGGCTTGGGGGAGTACCTCCAGGGCTTCCGGACCATCTACTTTGACCAGCGGGGCTCGGGCCGGAGCCTGGAGCTTCCCCAAGACCCCCGGCTTTTCACCGTAGATGCTCTGGTGGAGGACACCCTGGCCCTGGCCGAGGCCTTGGGCCTGGAGCGCTTCCACCTCCTGGCCCACGGCTTCGGGGCCCTCGTGGCCCTGGAGGTCCTCCGCCGCTACCCCGGGGTGGAGGGGGTTTTGCTCCTAGGCCCCTGGGTGAACTTCCCCTGGCTGGCGGCCCGGCTGGCGGAGGCCGCGGAGCTTAGCCCCCTTCCCGACCCCGAGGCCAACCTGAAGGCCGCCCTGGAGAGGGCGGAGCCCAAGGCCCTCTTTGACCGCCTCATGTTCCCCACCCCCCACGGCCGCCTGGAGTACGAGTGGGTGGTGGAGGGCTCGGGGATCCTGGGCCCGGACGCCCCCGCCCTGGCCTTTTACCAGAATGGCCTCTGGCGCCTGGACTACACCCCTTACCTCCGCCCCGCTAGGCGCCCGGTGGAGGTCATCGTGGGGGAGCAGGACGGCACCAGCTACCCCTACGCGGAGGAGGTGGCGGAGAGGCTTTCCGCGGGCCTTCAGGTCCTTCCGGGGGCAGGCCACTACCCCTGGATAGACGCCCCCGAGGCCTTTGAGGCCGCCCTTGCGCGGGCCCTCAGGGCCTTGGTGGGAAGCCCCACCGGCGCGGGGGAGTAG
- the rpoC gene encoding DNA-directed RNA polymerase subunit beta' — MKKEVRKVRIALASPERIRSWSYGEVEKPETINYRTLKPERDGLFDERIFGPTKDYECACGKYKRQRFEGKVCERCGVEVTKSIVRRYRMGHIELATPAAHIWYVKDVPSKIGTLLDLSATELEQVLYFSKYIVLDPKGAVLGGVPVAKKQLLTDEEYRELRYGKQETYPIPAGVDALVKDGEEVVKGQELAPGVVSRMDGVALYRFPRRVRIEYLKKERAGLRVPLAAWVDKEAYRPGEVLAELAEPYLFRAEEEGVVEVLPLGEEGHLLLLRQEDAVVARYFLPVGAEPLVVQGEVVERGQPLAEAKGLLRMPRHVTAKEVEAEEEGETVYLTFFLEWTEPKDYRIEPHMNVIVPEGARVMPGERVVAAIDPEEEVIAEAEGIVHLHEPASIVVMKARLYPFEDDVEVTTGDRVAPGDILADGGRVKSEIHGRVEVDLVRNVVRVVESYDIDARMGAEAIQVLLKELDLEKLEAELLEEMKHPSRARRAKARKRLEVVRAFLDSGNRPEWMVLEAVPVLPPDLRPMVQVDGGRFATSDLNDLYRRLINRNNRLKKLLAQGAPEIIIRNEKRMLQEAVDALLDNGRRGSPVTNPGSDRPLRSLTDILSGKQGRFRQNLLGKRVDYSGRSVIVVGPQLKLHQCGLPKRMALELFKPFLLKKMEEKGIASNVKAARRMLERQRDIKDEVWDALEEVIHGKVVLLNRAPTLHRLGIQAFQPVLVEGQSIQLHPLVCEAFNADFDGDQMAVHVPLSSFAQAEARVQMLSAHNLLSPASGEPIAKPSRDIILGLYYITQVRREKKGAGRAFATPEEALEAYERGEVALNAPIQVAGRETSVGRIKFVFANPDEALLAVAHGLLDLQDVVTVRFMGQRLETSPGRILFARIVAEAVGDEKVAQELIQLDVPQEKNSLKDLVYRSFLRLGVEKTARLLDALKYYGFTLSTTSGITIGIDDAVIPEEKRKYLEEADRKLMQIEQAYEMGFLTDRERYDQVIQLWTETTEKVTQAVFKNFEENYPFNPLYVMAQSGARGNPQQIRQLCGMRGLMQKPSGETFEVPVRSSFREGLTVLEYFISSHGARKGGADTALRTADSGYLTRKLVDVAHEIVVREADCGTTNYISVPLFQLDEVTRSRRLRKRSDIESGLYGRVLAREVQALGRVLEEGRYLSLEDVDLLIRAAEAGEVQEVPVRSPLTCQTRYGVCQKCYGYDLSMARPVSIGEAVGVVAAESIGEPGTQLTMRTFHTGGVATGTDITQGLPRVIELFEARRPKAKAVISEIDGVVRIEETEEKLSVFVESEGFSKEYKLPKEARLVVKDGDYVEAGQPLTRGAVDPHQLLEAKGPEAVERYLVDEIQKVYRAQGVKLHDKHIEIVVRQMLKYVEVTDPGDSRLLEGQVLERWDVEALNERLIAEGKTPVAWKPLLMGVTKSALSTKSWLSAASFQNTTHVLTEAAIAGKKDELIGLKENVILGRLIPAGTGSDFVRFTQVVDEKTLKALEEARKEAVEARERPARRPARREQPGKGL, encoded by the coding sequence ATGAAAAAGGAAGTTCGCAAGGTCCGCATTGCCCTGGCCTCCCCCGAGAGGATCCGTTCCTGGAGCTACGGGGAGGTGGAGAAGCCCGAAACCATCAACTACCGCACCCTCAAGCCCGAGCGGGACGGGCTTTTTGACGAGCGCATCTTCGGGCCCACCAAGGACTACGAGTGCGCCTGCGGCAAGTACAAGCGCCAGCGCTTTGAGGGCAAGGTCTGCGAGCGCTGCGGGGTGGAGGTGACGAAGAGCATCGTCCGCCGCTACCGCATGGGCCACATTGAGCTCGCCACCCCTGCGGCCCACATCTGGTACGTGAAGGACGTGCCCTCCAAGATCGGCACCCTCCTGGACCTCTCGGCCACGGAGCTGGAGCAGGTCCTCTACTTCAGCAAGTACATCGTCTTAGACCCCAAGGGGGCCGTGCTGGGTGGGGTCCCCGTGGCCAAGAAGCAGCTCCTCACCGACGAGGAGTACCGGGAGCTCCGCTACGGCAAGCAGGAGACCTACCCCATCCCCGCCGGGGTGGACGCCCTGGTGAAGGACGGGGAGGAGGTGGTGAAGGGCCAGGAGCTGGCCCCCGGGGTGGTGAGCCGCATGGACGGGGTGGCCCTCTACCGCTTCCCCCGCCGGGTGCGCATCGAGTACCTGAAGAAGGAGCGGGCGGGCCTGCGCGTTCCCCTGGCCGCCTGGGTGGACAAGGAGGCCTACCGCCCCGGGGAGGTGCTGGCGGAGCTTGCCGAGCCCTACCTCTTCCGCGCGGAGGAGGAGGGGGTGGTGGAGGTCCTGCCTTTGGGCGAGGAGGGGCACCTCCTCCTCCTGCGCCAGGAGGATGCGGTGGTGGCCCGCTACTTCCTCCCCGTGGGGGCCGAGCCCCTGGTGGTCCAGGGGGAGGTGGTGGAGCGGGGCCAGCCCCTGGCGGAGGCCAAGGGCCTCCTGCGCATGCCCCGCCACGTGACCGCTAAGGAGGTGGAGGCGGAGGAGGAAGGGGAAACGGTCTACCTCACCTTCTTCCTGGAGTGGACGGAGCCCAAGGACTACCGCATAGAGCCCCACATGAACGTCATCGTCCCCGAGGGGGCGCGGGTGATGCCCGGCGAAAGGGTGGTGGCGGCCATTGACCCCGAGGAGGAGGTCATCGCCGAGGCGGAGGGCATCGTCCACCTCCACGAGCCCGCCAGCATCGTGGTGATGAAGGCCCGCCTCTACCCCTTCGAGGACGACGTGGAGGTCACCACCGGGGACCGGGTGGCCCCCGGGGACATCCTGGCCGACGGCGGGCGGGTGAAGAGCGAGATCCACGGCCGGGTGGAGGTGGACCTGGTGCGCAACGTGGTGCGGGTGGTGGAGTCCTACGACATCGACGCCCGCATGGGGGCTGAGGCCATCCAGGTCCTTCTGAAGGAGCTGGACCTGGAGAAGCTGGAGGCGGAGCTACTGGAGGAGATGAAGCACCCCTCCCGCGCCCGCCGGGCCAAGGCCAGGAAGCGCCTCGAGGTCGTCCGGGCCTTCCTGGACTCCGGCAACCGGCCGGAATGGATGGTCCTCGAGGCCGTCCCCGTCCTGCCCCCCGACCTCCGCCCCATGGTCCAGGTGGACGGGGGCCGGTTCGCCACCTCCGACCTCAACGACCTCTACCGCCGCCTCATCAACCGCAACAACCGCCTGAAGAAGCTCCTGGCCCAGGGGGCGCCGGAGATCATCATCCGCAACGAGAAGCGCATGCTCCAGGAGGCGGTGGACGCCCTCCTGGACAACGGCCGCCGGGGAAGCCCGGTGACGAACCCCGGCTCCGACCGGCCTCTCCGTAGCCTCACGGACATCCTCTCCGGCAAGCAGGGCCGCTTCCGCCAGAACCTCCTGGGCAAGCGGGTGGACTACTCGGGCCGCTCGGTGATCGTGGTGGGGCCCCAGCTCAAGCTCCACCAGTGCGGCCTGCCCAAGCGCATGGCCCTGGAGCTCTTCAAGCCCTTCCTCCTCAAGAAGATGGAGGAGAAGGGGATCGCCTCCAACGTCAAGGCGGCCCGCAGGATGCTAGAACGCCAGCGGGACATCAAGGACGAGGTCTGGGACGCCCTGGAGGAGGTCATCCACGGCAAGGTGGTCCTCTTAAACCGCGCCCCCACCCTCCACCGCCTGGGGATCCAGGCCTTCCAGCCCGTGCTGGTGGAGGGGCAGTCCATCCAGCTCCACCCCCTGGTGTGCGAGGCTTTCAACGCGGACTTTGACGGGGACCAGATGGCCGTGCACGTGCCCCTCTCCTCCTTCGCCCAGGCGGAGGCCCGCGTCCAGATGCTCTCCGCCCACAACCTCCTCTCCCCGGCCTCCGGCGAGCCCATCGCCAAGCCCAGCCGGGACATCATCCTGGGGCTTTACTACATCACCCAGGTGCGGCGGGAGAAGAAGGGGGCGGGCCGGGCCTTCGCCACCCCCGAGGAGGCCCTGGAGGCCTACGAGCGGGGGGAGGTGGCCCTGAACGCCCCCATCCAGGTGGCGGGCCGGGAGACCAGCGTGGGCCGGATCAAGTTCGTCTTCGCCAACCCCGACGAGGCCCTGTTGGCGGTGGCCCACGGCCTGTTGGACCTCCAGGACGTGGTCACCGTGCGCTTCATGGGCCAGAGGCTGGAGACGAGCCCGGGCCGGATCCTCTTCGCCCGCATCGTGGCCGAGGCGGTGGGGGACGAGAAGGTGGCCCAGGAGCTCATCCAGCTGGACGTGCCCCAGGAGAAGAACTCCCTCAAGGACCTGGTCTACCGCTCCTTCCTGCGGCTAGGGGTGGAGAAGACCGCCCGGCTTCTGGACGCCCTCAAGTACTACGGCTTCACCCTCTCCACCACCAGCGGCATCACCATCGGCATTGACGACGCGGTCATCCCGGAGGAGAAAAGGAAGTACCTGGAGGAGGCCGACCGCAAGCTCATGCAGATCGAGCAGGCCTACGAGATGGGCTTCCTCACCGACCGGGAGCGGTACGACCAGGTGATCCAGCTCTGGACGGAGACCACGGAGAAGGTCACCCAGGCGGTCTTCAAGAACTTTGAGGAGAACTACCCCTTCAACCCCCTCTACGTGATGGCCCAGTCCGGGGCCCGGGGTAACCCGCAGCAGATCCGCCAGCTTTGCGGCATGCGGGGCCTCATGCAAAAGCCCTCCGGGGAGACCTTTGAGGTGCCCGTGCGCTCCTCCTTCCGCGAGGGGCTCACCGTCCTCGAGTACTTCATCTCCAGCCACGGGGCCCGGAAGGGTGGGGCGGACACCGCCCTTCGCACCGCGGACTCCGGCTACCTCACCCGCAAGCTGGTGGACGTGGCCCACGAGATCGTGGTCCGGGAGGCGGACTGCGGCACCACCAACTACATCAGCGTGCCCCTCTTCCAGCTGGACGAGGTGACCCGCAGCCGCCGGCTGCGCAAGCGCTCGGACATCGAGTCCGGCCTCTACGGCCGGGTCCTGGCCCGGGAGGTGCAGGCCTTGGGCCGGGTGTTGGAGGAGGGGCGGTACCTCTCCTTGGAGGACGTGGACCTCCTCATCCGGGCCGCGGAGGCGGGGGAGGTGCAGGAGGTGCCCGTGCGGAGCCCCCTCACCTGCCAGACCCGCTACGGGGTCTGCCAGAAGTGCTACGGCTACGACCTCTCCATGGCCCGCCCCGTGTCCATCGGGGAGGCGGTGGGGGTGGTGGCCGCGGAGTCCATCGGCGAGCCCGGCACCCAGCTCACCATGCGCACCTTCCACACCGGGGGCGTGGCCACGGGCACGGACATCACCCAGGGTCTGCCCCGCGTGATCGAGCTCTTTGAGGCCCGCCGCCCCAAGGCCAAGGCGGTGATCTCCGAGATCGACGGGGTGGTGCGCATTGAGGAGACGGAGGAGAAGCTCTCCGTCTTCGTGGAGTCCGAGGGCTTCAGCAAGGAGTACAAGCTCCCCAAGGAGGCCCGCCTGGTGGTGAAGGACGGGGACTACGTGGAGGCCGGCCAGCCCCTCACCCGCGGGGCCGTTGACCCCCACCAGCTCTTGGAGGCCAAGGGCCCCGAGGCGGTGGAGCGCTACCTGGTGGACGAGATCCAGAAGGTCTACCGCGCCCAGGGGGTGAAGCTCCACGACAAGCACATTGAGATCGTGGTGCGGCAGATGCTCAAGTACGTGGAGGTCACGGACCCCGGGGATAGCCGCCTCCTGGAAGGCCAGGTCCTGGAGCGCTGGGACGTGGAGGCCTTGAACGAGCGGCTCATCGCCGAGGGCAAGACCCCCGTGGCCTGGAAGCCCCTCCTCATGGGGGTGACCAAGAGCGCCCTTTCCACCAAGAGCTGGCTCTCCGCCGCCAGCTTCCAGAACACCACCCACGTGCTCACCGAGGCGGCCATCGCCGGGAAGAAGGACGAGCTCATCGGCCTCAAGGAAAACGTCATCCTGGGCCGCCTGATCCCCGCGGGTACGGGCTCGGACTTCGTCCGCTTCACCCAGGTGGTGGACGAGAAGACCCTAAAGGCCCTGGAGGAGGCCCGCAAGGAGGCGGTGGAGGCCCGGGAGCGCCCAGCCCGCCGCCCCGCGCGCCGGGAGCAGCCGGGGAAGGGCCTCTAG
- a CDS encoding fuculose-1-phosphate aldolase, producing MLAKLFSTFRQVGEDLFAQGLISATAGNFSARTKEGFLITKSGVQKAHLTPEDLLEVPLVGPIPPGASVESVIHRAVYRETGARAIVHAHPRVAVALSLHLDRLVPLDLEGQLYLKEVPVLSPKTLSATEEAALAVAEALKRHPVCLLRGHGAFARSEKEKPEEALLHAYSLLTTLEESAAILLYSRLWGGA from the coding sequence ATGCTGGCCAAGCTCTTTTCCACCTTCCGCCAAGTGGGGGAGGACCTCTTCGCCCAGGGGCTCATCTCCGCCACCGCGGGGAACTTTTCCGCCCGCACCAAAGAGGGGTTCCTCATCACCAAAAGCGGGGTGCAGAAGGCCCACCTCACCCCAGAAGACCTCCTGGAGGTGCCCCTCGTGGGCCCCATCCCCCCGGGGGCCAGCGTGGAGAGCGTGATCCACCGGGCGGTCTACCGGGAAACGGGGGCCAGGGCCATCGTCCACGCCCATCCCCGGGTGGCGGTGGCCCTCTCCCTGCACCTGGACCGGCTCGTTCCCCTGGACCTCGAGGGCCAGCTCTACCTCAAGGAGGTCCCCGTCCTCTCCCCCAAGACCCTCTCCGCCACGGAGGAGGCCGCCCTTGCCGTGGCGGAGGCCTTGAAGCGTCATCCGGTCTGCCTCCTAAGGGGGCACGGGGCCTTCGCCCGCTCGGAGAAGGAAAAGCCCGAGGAGGCCCTCCTCCACGCCTATAGCCTCCTCACCACCTTGGAGGAGTCCGCGGCCATCCTCCTCTATAGCCGCCTCTGGGGGGGTGCATGA
- a CDS encoding thiamine ABC transporter substrate-binding protein translates to MKRFLSVLVLLALALAQEVTLLTHESFSLDKALIAQFERQTGLKLRVLKAGDAGEVLNRAILTKSAPIADVLYGLDNTFLSRALEADILLPYRSPEIKNLKATLLLDPTFRALPVDYGWVSLNYHKAYFQDRPLPKTPSDLTRPEYARLLVVQNPATSSPGLAFLMATVGRFGEDGYLDFWAALRDGGVRVAKGWSEAYYTHFSLYKGDRPLVVSYTTSPAAEVYYSEGRYREPPTGNLFPELAFFQVEFAGILKGTKNLEGARKLIDWLLSRPVQENLPTEMWMYPARRDARLPEVFRFAPEPLGSVRLDPGRMAEGRERWIEEWTKVVLQGQSPEAVRRARR, encoded by the coding sequence ATGAAAAGGTTCCTTTCGGTCTTGGTCCTGTTGGCCCTGGCCCTGGCCCAGGAGGTTACGCTCCTCACCCACGAGAGCTTCTCCCTGGACAAGGCGCTCATCGCCCAGTTTGAACGGCAGACGGGCCTTAAGCTCCGCGTCCTCAAGGCGGGGGACGCGGGGGAGGTGCTGAACCGGGCCATCCTCACCAAGAGTGCCCCCATCGCCGACGTCCTTTACGGCCTGGACAACACCTTCCTCTCCCGGGCCCTGGAGGCGGACATCCTCCTGCCCTACCGGAGCCCGGAGATTAAAAACCTCAAGGCCACGCTCCTCCTGGACCCCACCTTCCGGGCCCTTCCCGTGGACTACGGCTGGGTGAGCCTGAACTACCACAAGGCCTACTTCCAGGACCGCCCCCTCCCCAAGACCCCTTCCGACCTCACCCGGCCGGAGTACGCGAGGCTTCTCGTGGTGCAGAACCCCGCCACCAGCTCCCCGGGCCTGGCCTTCCTCATGGCCACCGTGGGCCGCTTTGGGGAGGACGGGTACCTGGACTTCTGGGCGGCCCTCAGGGACGGGGGCGTGCGGGTGGCCAAGGGCTGGAGCGAGGCCTACTACACCCACTTCAGCCTCTACAAGGGGGACCGGCCCCTGGTGGTCTCCTACACCACGAGCCCCGCGGCGGAGGTCTACTACTCCGAGGGGCGGTACCGGGAGCCCCCCACGGGGAACCTCTTCCCCGAGCTCGCCTTCTTCCAGGTGGAGTTTGCGGGCATCCTGAAGGGGACGAAAAACCTCGAGGGGGCCCGGAAGCTCATAGACTGGCTCCTCTCCCGCCCCGTGCAGGAGAACCTGCCCACGGAGATGTGGATGTACCCCGCCCGGCGGGACGCCAGGCTCCCCGAGGTCTTCCGCTTCGCCCCCGAGCCCTTGGGCAGCGTGCGCCTGGACCCGGGGCGCATGGCGGAGGGCCGGGAGCGCTGGATTGAGGAGTGGACCAAGGTGGTCCTCCAGGGGCAAAGCCCGGAGGCGGTGCGGAGGGCCCGGCGCTGA
- a CDS encoding DNA-directed RNA polymerase subunit beta: protein MEIKRFGRIREVIPLPPLTEIQVESYRKALQMDVPPDKRENVGIQAAFKETFPIEEGDKGRGGMVLDFLEYRIGEPPFPQDECREKDLTYQAPLYARLQLIHKDTGLIKEDEVFLGHIPLMTEDGSFIINGADRVIVSQIHRSPGVYFTPDPARPGRYVASIIPLPKRGPWIDLEVETGGVVSVKINKRKFPLVLLLRVLGYDAETLGRELGAYGELVQGLMDESILAMRPEEALVRLFTLLRPGDPPKKDKAVAYLFGLLADPRRYDLGEAGRYKAEEKLGVRLSGRTLARFEDGEFKDEVFLPTLRYLFALTAGVPGHEVDDIDHLGNRRIRTVGELMADQFRVGLSRLARGVKERMVMGSSDTLTPAKLVNSRPLEAALREFFSRSQLSQFKDETNPLSSLRHKRRISALGPGGLTRERAGFDVRDVHRTHYGRICPVETPEGANIGLITSLAAYARVDELGFIRTPYRRVKDGVVTDEVVYMTATEEDRYTIAQANTPLEGDRIATERVVARRRGEPVIVSPDEVEFMDVSPKQVFSVNTNLIPFLEHDDANRALMGSNMQTQAVPLIRAQAPVVMTGLEERVVRDSLAALYAEGDGEVVAVDGTRIAVRYEDGRLLEYPLRRYVRSNQGTALDQRPRVVVGQRVRKGDLLADGPASEEGFLALGQNVLVAIMPFDGYNFEDAIVISEELLKRDFYTSIHIERYEIEARDTKLGPERITRDIPHLSEAALRDLDEEGVVRIGAEVKPGDILVGRTSFKGEQEPSPEERLLRSIFGEKARDVKDTSLRVPPGEGGIVVRTVRLRRGDPGVELKPGVREVVRVYVAQKRKLQVGDKLANRHGNKGVVAKILPVEDMPHLPDGTPVDIILNPLGVPSRMNLGQILETHLGLAGYFLGQRYISPVFDGATEPEIKALLAEAFDLYFQRRKEAGFGVDKREKEVLARAEKLGLVTAGASPEEQLKELFTQGKVVLYDGRTGEPIEGPIVVGQMFIMKLYHMVEDKMHARSTGPYSLITQQPLGGKAQFGGQRFGEMEVWALEAYGAAHTLQEMLTLKSDDIEGRNAAYEAIIKGEDVPEPSVPESFRVLVKELQALALDVETLDERDNPVDIFEGLASKR from the coding sequence ATGGAGATTAAGCGGTTCGGTCGCATCCGAGAGGTTATTCCCCTACCCCCCCTCACCGAGATCCAGGTGGAATCCTACAGGAAGGCCCTGCAGATGGACGTTCCCCCGGACAAGCGGGAGAATGTGGGCATCCAGGCGGCCTTCAAGGAGACCTTCCCCATCGAGGAGGGGGACAAGGGCCGGGGCGGGATGGTCCTGGACTTCCTGGAGTACCGCATCGGGGAGCCCCCCTTTCCCCAGGACGAGTGCCGGGAGAAGGACCTCACCTACCAAGCCCCCCTCTACGCCCGCCTCCAGCTCATCCACAAGGACACCGGCCTCATCAAGGAAGATGAGGTGTTCCTGGGGCACATCCCCCTGATGACCGAGGACGGCTCCTTCATCATCAACGGGGCCGACCGGGTCATCGTCTCCCAGATCCACCGCTCCCCCGGGGTCTACTTCACCCCCGACCCCGCCCGCCCCGGGCGCTACGTGGCCAGCATCATCCCCCTGCCCAAGCGGGGGCCCTGGATTGACCTGGAGGTGGAGACGGGCGGGGTGGTCTCCGTCAAGATCAACAAGCGGAAGTTCCCCTTGGTCCTCCTCCTTCGGGTCCTGGGCTACGACGCCGAGACCTTGGGGCGGGAGCTTGGGGCCTACGGGGAGCTGGTCCAGGGCCTCATGGACGAGTCCATCCTGGCCATGCGCCCGGAGGAGGCCCTGGTGCGCCTCTTCACCCTCCTCCGCCCCGGCGACCCCCCCAAGAAGGACAAGGCCGTGGCCTACCTCTTCGGCCTCCTGGCCGACCCCAGGCGCTACGACCTGGGGGAGGCGGGCCGGTACAAGGCGGAGGAGAAGCTGGGGGTGCGGCTTTCCGGCCGGACCCTGGCCCGGTTTGAGGACGGGGAGTTCAAGGACGAGGTCTTCCTCCCCACCCTGCGCTACCTCTTCGCCCTCACCGCCGGGGTGCCGGGGCACGAGGTGGACGACATCGACCACCTGGGCAACCGGCGCATCCGCACCGTGGGCGAGCTCATGGCCGACCAGTTCCGGGTGGGGCTTTCCCGCCTGGCCCGGGGGGTGAAGGAGCGGATGGTCATGGGCTCCTCTGATACCCTGACCCCCGCCAAGCTGGTGAATAGCCGCCCCCTCGAGGCCGCCCTGCGGGAGTTCTTCAGCCGGAGCCAGCTTTCCCAGTTCAAGGACGAGACCAACCCCCTCTCCTCCCTGCGGCATAAGCGGAGGATCTCCGCCCTGGGCCCCGGGGGCCTCACCCGGGAGCGGGCGGGGTTTGACGTGCGCGACGTCCACCGCACCCACTACGGCCGCATCTGCCCGGTGGAGACCCCGGAAGGGGCCAACATCGGCCTCATCACCTCCCTGGCGGCCTACGCCCGGGTGGACGAGCTGGGCTTCATCCGCACCCCCTACCGCCGGGTGAAGGACGGGGTGGTCACGGACGAGGTGGTCTACATGACCGCCACGGAGGAGGACCGCTACACCATCGCCCAGGCCAACACCCCCCTGGAGGGGGACCGCATCGCCACCGAGCGGGTGGTGGCCCGGCGCCGGGGGGAGCCCGTCATCGTCTCCCCGGACGAGGTGGAGTTCATGGACGTCTCCCCCAAGCAGGTCTTCTCCGTGAACACCAACCTCATCCCCTTCCTGGAGCACGACGACGCCAACCGGGCCCTCATGGGGTCCAACATGCAGACCCAGGCCGTGCCCCTCATCCGGGCCCAGGCCCCGGTGGTGATGACCGGCCTCGAGGAGCGGGTGGTGCGGGACAGCCTGGCCGCCCTCTACGCGGAAGGGGACGGGGAGGTGGTGGCCGTGGACGGCACCCGCATCGCCGTGCGCTACGAGGATGGCCGCCTCCTGGAGTACCCCTTGCGCCGCTACGTCCGCTCCAACCAGGGCACCGCCCTGGACCAGCGCCCCCGGGTGGTGGTGGGGCAGCGGGTGCGGAAGGGGGACCTCCTGGCGGACGGCCCCGCCTCCGAGGAGGGCTTCCTGGCCCTGGGGCAGAACGTCCTGGTGGCCATCATGCCCTTTGACGGGTACAACTTTGAGGACGCCATCGTCATCAGCGAGGAGCTCCTAAAGCGCGATTTCTACACCTCCATCCACATCGAGCGCTACGAGATCGAGGCCCGGGACACCAAGCTGGGCCCCGAGCGCATTACCCGGGACATCCCCCACCTCTCCGAGGCCGCCCTGCGCGACCTGGACGAGGAGGGCGTGGTGCGCATCGGGGCGGAGGTGAAGCCCGGGGACATCCTGGTGGGCCGCACCAGCTTCAAGGGGGAGCAGGAGCCTAGCCCTGAGGAGCGCCTCCTCCGCTCCATCTTCGGCGAGAAGGCCCGGGACGTGAAGGACACCTCCCTGCGGGTGCCCCCGGGGGAGGGGGGGATCGTGGTGCGCACCGTGCGCCTGCGCCGGGGCGACCCCGGGGTGGAGCTGAAGCCCGGGGTGCGGGAGGTGGTGCGGGTCTATGTGGCCCAGAAGCGCAAGCTCCAGGTGGGGGACAAGCTGGCCAACCGCCACGGGAACAAGGGCGTGGTGGCCAAGATCCTCCCGGTGGAGGACATGCCCCACCTGCCCGACGGCACCCCCGTGGACATCATCCTGAACCCCCTGGGCGTGCCCAGCCGGATGAACCTGGGGCAGATCCTGGAAACCCACCTGGGCCTGGCGGGCTACTTCCTGGGCCAGCGCTACATCTCCCCGGTCTTTGACGGGGCCACGGAGCCGGAGATCAAGGCCCTCCTGGCCGAGGCCTTTGACCTCTACTTCCAGCGCCGCAAGGAGGCGGGCTTTGGGGTGGACAAGCGGGAGAAGGAGGTCCTGGCCCGGGCGGAGAAGCTCGGCCTGGTGACCGCGGGGGCCTCCCCGGAGGAGCAGCTTAAGGAGCTTTTCACCCAGGGCAAGGTGGTCCTCTACGACGGCCGCACCGGGGAGCCCATCGAGGGCCCCATCGTGGTGGGGCAGATGTTCATCATGAAGCTCTACCACATGGTGGAGGACAAGATGCACGCCCGCTCCACCGGCCCCTACTCCCTCATCACCCAGCAGCCCCTGGGGGGGAAGGCCCAGTTCGGCGGGCAGCGCTTCGGGGAGATGGAGGTCTGGGCCCTCGAGGCCTACGGGGCGGCCCACACCCTCCAGGAGATGCTCACCCTGAAGTCCGACGACATCGAGGGCCGCAATGCCGCCTACGAGGCCATCATCAAGGGCGAGGACGTGCCCGAGCCCTCGGTGCCCGAGTCCTTCCGCGTGCTGGTGAAGGAGCTCCAGGCCCTGGCCCTGGACGTGGAAACCCTGGACGAACGGGACAACCCCGTGGACATCTTTGAAGGCTTGGCCTCCAAGCGCTAA